One Nicotiana tabacum cultivar K326 chromosome 23, ASM71507v2, whole genome shotgun sequence genomic window, ATTACTAATATCTGCATAAGTTATTGAaatttttgtatattatttttattcGGGATAAAATGGAACAAGAGTTGCATATTAGCAATACTAAGCAATTCTTGCACAACAAACTCAACTTTATTGTTAATCGTGTACAATTTCTACGTTACTTTTCATCGCATAACCAATCTCTATATTTTGATTCCTGTATAACTAGTTCGTGCACCGAATGGTCCTTCCTTATTCTTTCCCTTATAAAGCCAGGGAACCAaattacacaaatagccggccggattcattgtttactttttctcgttggtatacattgattatacataattatatacatattatatatgaattttatatatattatacatctgtcggttaattttagtttaagaaatttaatgggtgactatttgggttaattcttcaagTGAATATTTCTGAAATTTGCTTTGATAGCCCGTTAACGCTCAAACTTGGTGCTTCATTGGGCCCATTTTCTGGGCTGATGATAGTCCACATTCTCAAGGCCTTTGCTTGAAGCTATACATATGCCAACAATTTTTTGTAGCTATTTTTTAAAGATTTCACGGCGTAATGAAGGAGTCCTccccattttaattttttttaatatccaACACGATGCCTAACACCGACTactaattcaacaacaacacacTCGATGAAATCTCACAAGTGAGGTCTGAAAAGGATAGTGTGTATGCAAACGTTACTCCTACCTTGTGAatgtagagagactgtttccgatagtaTAATCCAACAATCATGAAAAAGAGGTATGGCAGTGGAGAAgccatgaaaaaaaaaacaataacaacaagaagaaaaataagataaCTGAAGCAAACAACAACAAATAGTAATAGAAATCTAAGAATGAGATAAAACGAGCATAATACTAATATTACTGATATGGAAAAGGAAAACGCGCGACCACCTACTAAGCCACAACCTTAATCCTCGGCCTCCACACTCTCCTATCAAGGATCATATCCTCAGGAATATTACGTCGTGTAAGgcccattaaaagaaaattcgaTCTCTAGCAGGATTTTTTCTAAAGGAATCATATCCCATGCCACCTTAACTATTGGGGTCATATTTCAATTTCATACAAGGTACAATGGTATATATGTAAAGGAGTGGTCCTCTTAATTTATATGCTTTCATAGTGATAGAAAAATAGGCAACGTGTGTATGTGGATGGGCTTATCATTCTTAAAGTAGGAAACAAGAGGTTAGGCTATAAGTTCCCCTTCTTGTTAAATATCTTTTGGTATTTATTAATATTCCCACCCAGAGATCCAATTTTGAAACCTGTGGGGttccagaaagaaaaaaaagtcaaaattgtGTCCATACCTACAACTTCGCCCTGAAAaggcatcatatcattgttctaGAACAACTTATAAGTAATTCGATACAGAAAGCATCTCACATTCACACATGTCATTCATGCAAGGTCCAGgaaagaatcgcaccccaaagaGTATAACATAGCCATTCATGCAGGATCCGAaaaagaatcgcaccccaaagaatataatgtaaACAGTCTACCTGACACAAACATTGAATAATTTCATGGCTCAAACCGGTAACCAATAGGTCAAACGGAGACAACTCTAATTCTCAACTATAACTCCTTCAGCCCATTGAGTAACCAAtctgttaaaataataagttTGCATTGAGTACAAAAGAGAAGGGATTTTCAGTTCACTTCTTAAGCAACTGAATATGTTCTGGAAAATAGGATCTTATTTAGGCAGTGAACGAGCTTCCAAATAAATTCATAGTGACCACTAATCCAGATTACTAATTATCTTGAGACATTGAGCAAAGAGCATAAACATAATACTATAAGACAGAAGCATCAAGCAGTAAAaggaaaaaaacgaaaaaaaataaattaaaacatacACTACATTTCAGTGCAGCAAGATGCAATTGttgttgaaaaaagaagaagatgcaaTTGTTAGTTCTTGACATTAACTAGAACTGGAGATAGAGAAAAGTACGTAACTATACAGATCCTAAGAACTCACTGCACTAAAGAAAGAGCAGTCCGGTACACAAAGCATCCCACATTCACGCAGGGTCGAGGAAAGGCCACACTCCAAGTGGTGTGACGTAGACAACCTACCCTAATGCATGAACCAGTGGCTGCTTTCACGGCTCAAACCCGTGATTTATAGGTCACACGAAGACAACTTGACCTAAGAACTCACTACACTAAACGGATAAAAAAGCCCGTCGTTGACATATACAGAAATTGCCTCAGTCTAAGATGATTATCACTCAAAACTAACAATTAAACACTCAAAACTCCAGAACTATGGATAGTACTACAATTAAACTCTTAAACACTTTCTCTAGAGACATCAGCAAATCAAAAACGTTGCTTCAACCTCTCTGCAAATTCTACTGGACATATCACTACAGAATCTACACAAAGTCCACCTTTAGTGTGTGTGCAATCGATCTGAGTCATAGAATATTTAACTTTCATGGGTGTAACCGAACCTGTAACAACAAAATCACCTACACGGTGGTACTTCCACATTCCAGGTTCATTCAAGTAACACTGGGTTGTAGCTTGTTGACCATCTGATGTTGAGAGCTGAAACCGCACGGGCTTTTTATCCCACCCGTGGACGTGCTCGGAGTTGCAGATCCGGCGGCCAAATTTCCGAGAGGCACGTCCTACTTGCAGTCTAAAGAATATGCTATAGGACCCAACAGGGAATGGGAAATCGACTTCTCCGTCAACTTCGAACCACCAGATTTGTTGGAGATATGCAACGGACTTGAATCTGCGTGGACAGACAGGAAATGAAATCAATAAATATTCAGTCTGAGCATGTACTAGCTTTTCAAGATTATTATAGCAATAGAATGAGAACATACAGGCACAGTACAAGCATATCAGTGATTAGCCAGTATTAGAACAAGAACATGAGTAAGAAAAATGCAGATATTTATccattttcctttgcttttactTTCAAGAATGAGCTACAGAGATCCTCGAAGAGATCCTCGAAGCAGTCATTCAGGTACCAAGACATCTCAAAAAGGCCATGACCCCATGTAGAGCTAGAGCATGAAATTTCACCGTTATCCCCTAAAGCTCAATCGTTTTTCTTTTATAATTgtggtgtccgggccagcttgcgcgcacctcgactaCTTTCACAGGATACCTGTCACCTCCCACCAGCAACAAATAtcaggtaactctatccaccaaggaTTGGACagatgagaagaaatcacctagtgtttttgcctccgctgggatttgaacctgaAACCTCATGGTTCACCCACTTCACAATTATCCCCTAAAGCTCAATCATTTTTGCAGATATAAAAATATGTGCATTCCAAAAACAACCTCTTCTTTTTGGTTAATTATGGGGCAACACGAGGAACCTTACATCATATCAATCTGGAACGATAAATAGGCTTCTATAAGGTTTTATGAGGTAATGAGTATAATCTGGTTTCTGCTCCCCTCCCCCAACCCCACCACCTCAAAGCCTGCATACTAATGTTAAAGAGTGGACCTGATTGGAATTGCTAGGTAAACCATGTGGACTAATGATTAGCTGTGATTAATtggatttttttccttttaaacaaAAGTTTCACCTGCATCAGCAAGCAACGAGCT contains:
- the LOC107766781 gene encoding F-box protein PP2-A12, giving the protein MGSAFSFLISSTEPIDPSLGDLPESCVASVLVYMDPPEICKLSMLNRAFRGASSADFVWESKLPLNYSSIIQRVQNFPNNLCKRDIYARLCRPNSFDGGTKRVWLDKSTGGVCLSVSSSGLAITGIDDRRYWSRIETDESRFKSVAYLQQIWWFEVDGEVDFPFPVGSYSIFFRLQVGRASRKFGRRICNSEHVHGWDKKPVRFQLSTSDGQQATTQCYLNEPGMWKYHRVGDFVVTGSVTPMKVKYSMTQIDCTHTKGGLCVDSVVICPVEFAERLKQRF